The Etheostoma cragini isolate CJK2018 chromosome 5, CSU_Ecrag_1.0, whole genome shotgun sequence genome contains a region encoding:
- the LOC117945015 gene encoding piggyBac transposable element-derived protein 4-like has protein sequence MATARKGRELFTILETSADTESSTVCDSQDSPLNLSADVKWFEIPYRKPDSDEEDEVREEDGEGENGFTSTAAAAAETADAASFIAGGGCNIILVTGSSNGIKHDEEEYAEDCYYSTSTNCSDTTSNDSDIDFSDLEEEERRSFFSLEDDSDEDCTSPDFWGEPDQVISIEPFTAVSGPQHPLGDDADTRDYFRILFPDSLFEHMVEQTNKYALYRQRRSGKSDPHWHPTDVREMKAYVGLNILMGINQLPDTGMYWASDIFIGNAGFKKTMTARRFEKLTQYLQLCDRESEPVRGERGYDALYKIRPVLDVVENTMWDAYTPNRCLTIDKCAIVMKGRFSPTQYMPSKPLRKGLTVWMLCDSRTGYCHRAKMYVGKPSEDEATASLSYRVVTSLVRGLEGQYHHLFMDSFFTSVPLLQRLLKDGLYACGPTQPGRRGYPEVLRPRNVGKLSQGEFYQCQRGNLVATVTRDVKVVSCLSTNSAPGIVGISPGRQLHETDGEGESDSMNCSGLSYGVPRPLPLLLYQENMRGVDLCDQLRECYQVGRPCKKWWRFFLWFYVNLCIVNAYIILRESRGGTPPAGFNGKQFTQRHFRVRLAQQLIGVYQGARGMERAARKRHADSPIEYGHRLERMSERSRRCRNCTNKGLRHESVFGCKICNVHLCRGGCFSEFHK, from the coding sequence ATGGCGACGgcaagaaaagggagagagctTTTTACTATTTTGGAAACTAGCGCGGACACAGAAAGTAGCACGGTGTGCGACAGCCAAGACTCTCCGCTTAATCTTTCAGCCGATGTGAAGTGGTTTGAAATTCCTTACAGAAAGCCAGACTCGGACGAGGAAGACGAAGTGCGGGAGGAGGACGGCGAGGGGGAGAATGGATTCACGAGCACGGCGGCAGCCGCGGCGGAGACTGCAGACGCGGCCAGCTTCATCGCGGGAGGAGGCTGCAACATAATTCTAGTCACTGGTAGCAGCAATGGGATCAAGCACGACGAGGAGGAGTACGCAGAGGACTGCTATTATTCTACCTCCACTAACTGCTCTGATACCACCTCAAACGATTCGGATATTGATTTCTCCgatttggaggaggaggagcgcaGGAGTTTTTTCAGCTTGGAAGATGACTCGGACGAGGACTGCACTTCTCCCGACTTCTGGGGCGAACCTGATCAGGTCATTTCAATCGAACCGTTCACCGCTGTCAGCGGCCCTCAGCACCCGCTGGGGGACGATGCTGACACCCGTGACTATTTCCGGATACTCTTCCCAGATTCTCTTTTTGAACACATGgtagaacaaacaaacaaatacgcCCTCTATCGGCAAAGGAGGAGTGGAAAATCAGACCCCCACTGGCACCCCACTGATGTCAGAGAAATGAAAGCTTATGTGGGTCTGAACATTCTTATGGGCATCAATCAGCTTCCAGACACTGGCATGTACTGGGCCAGTGACATTTTCATAGGCAATGcaggctttaaaaaaacaatgactgcCAGGCGCTTTGAAAAACTCACCCAGTATCTCCAGCTGTGTGACCGTGAGTCTGAGCCTGTGCGTGGAGAGCGTGGCTATGATGCCCTCTACAAAATCAGGCCTGTCCTTGATGTGGTGGAGAACACCATGTGGGATGCATACACGCCCAATCGCTGTTTAACCATAGACAAGTGTGCCATTGTCATGAAGGGACGTTTCTCCCCCACCCAGTACATGCCCTCCAAGCCCCTGAGGAAAGGGCTGACAGTGTGGATGCTGTGTGACTCGCGCACTGGCTACTGCCACCGAGCCAAGATGTATGTAGGCAAGCCCAGTGAAGATGAAGCAACGGCCTCCCTGAGCTACAGGGTGGTGACCTCCCTAGTGCGTGGCCTGGAGGGCCAGTACCACCATCTCTTCATGGACAGCTTCTTCACCTCAGTGCCCCTCCTCCAGCGGCTGCTGAAGGACGGACTGTACGCCTGCGGGCCCACCCAGCCAGGGCGCAGAGGTTACCCAGAGGTTCTGCGCCCCCGCAATGTCGGAAAGCTTTCACAGGGTGAGTTCTACCAATGCCAGCGTGGCAATCTGGTTGCTACGGTAACACGGGATGTCAAGGTGGTTAGTTGCCTCTCCACCAATTCTGCTCCAGGGATTGTGGGTATCAGTCCAGGCCGGCAGCTGCATGAGACAGATGGGGAGGGCGAAAGTGACAGCATGAACTGCTCCGGTCTGTCGTACGGTGTCCCCCGCCCTCTGCCCTTGCTGTTGTACCAGGAGAACATGAGGGGAGTTGACCTGTGTGACCAGCTGAGGGAATGCTACCAGGTCGGCAGGCCATGTAAGAAGTGGTGGCGCTTCTTCCTGTGGTTCTACGTCAATCTGTGCATCGTCAACGCTTACATCATCCTGAGGGAGAGCAGAGGGGGCACGCCACCGGCGGGCTTCAACGGCAAGCAGTTCACCCAGCGCCACTTCCGGGTGCGCCTGGCGCAGCAGCTGATTGGGGTCTACCAGGGGGCAAGGGGCATGGAGCGGGCAGCACGCAAGAGACACGCAGATTCACCCATAGAGTACGGACACCGCCTGGAGCGCATGTCAGAGCGCTCTCGACGCTGCAGGAACTGCACCAACAAGGGACTGCGACATGAAAGTGTGTTTGGCTGCAAGATATGCAATGTCCACCTATGCAGGGGAGGCTGTTTCTCTGAGTTTCATAAATAA